In the genome of Bradyrhizobium arachidis, one region contains:
- a CDS encoding DUF2336 domain-containing protein — MIVRQFINWIRTAPAGERAEATRALARAWLISDLSTDDRVAAEGALLMQLDDPSPLVRQAMAEAFARSLDAPAAIVRALSADQPTVALPVLEHSPLLIDADLVDIVATGNDEVQCAVARRIALPVSVCAAIAEVGCAASALELIENPHAELAPFSWNRIVERHGHLAAIREAMLVLEDLPAATRAALVAKLSETLAQFVVARNWLSADRAERVTIEARDRSTMNIAARSRGEDMQGLVHHLRVTGQLTAGLILRALLSSNLDLFDAALAELADLPLARVSALLHDRGGNSLHALLRRAGLPEATFAAFQVALDACHEQGFVDSDDGAARLRRRMVERVLTHCETDRGAAEPLMVLLRRFATESAREEARLFCDEIVADDAIDPVYDDLIAA; from the coding sequence ATGATCGTTCGGCAGTTCATCAATTGGATCAGGACCGCGCCCGCTGGCGAGCGGGCGGAGGCGACGCGGGCGTTGGCCCGGGCCTGGCTGATCTCAGACCTTTCGACAGACGACCGCGTCGCCGCCGAAGGCGCGCTGCTGATGCAGCTCGACGATCCCTCGCCGCTGGTGCGGCAGGCGATGGCCGAGGCGTTTGCGCGCAGTCTCGATGCGCCGGCCGCGATCGTGCGGGCGCTGTCGGCAGACCAGCCGACCGTCGCGCTGCCCGTGCTCGAACATTCACCGCTGCTGATCGACGCCGATCTCGTCGACATCGTTGCCACCGGCAATGACGAGGTGCAGTGCGCGGTCGCCCGCCGCATCGCGCTGCCGGTGTCGGTCTGCGCGGCGATCGCCGAAGTCGGCTGCGCGGCGTCGGCGCTCGAACTGATCGAAAATCCCCATGCCGAGCTGGCGCCGTTCTCGTGGAATCGCATCGTCGAGCGTCACGGCCATCTCGCCGCGATCCGCGAGGCGATGCTGGTGCTGGAGGATCTGCCGGCGGCAACGCGTGCCGCGCTGGTGGCAAAGCTGTCCGAGACGCTGGCGCAATTCGTCGTCGCCCGGAACTGGCTGAGCGCCGACCGCGCCGAGCGCGTGACGATCGAGGCGCGCGACCGCTCCACCATGAACATCGCGGCGCGCTCGCGCGGCGAGGACATGCAGGGTCTGGTGCATCACCTCCGTGTCACCGGCCAGCTGACCGCCGGTCTCATTCTGCGCGCGCTGCTGTCGAGCAATCTCGATTTGTTCGACGCGGCGCTGGCCGAGCTCGCCGATCTGCCGCTGGCGCGTGTCTCCGCGCTGCTGCACGACCGCGGCGGCAACAGCCTGCATGCGCTGCTCCGCCGCGCCGGCTTGCCCGAGGCGACGTTCGCCGCGTTCCAGGTGGCGCTCGATGCCTGCCACGAGCAGGGCTTTGTCGACAGCGACGACGGTGCGGCGCGGCTGCGCCGGCGCATGGTCGAGCGCGTGCTGACCCATTGCGAGACCGACCGCGGCGCCGCCGAGCCGCTGATGGTGCTGCTCCGCCGCTTCGCGACGGAATCGGCGCGCGAGGAGGCGCGGCTGTTCTGCGACGAGATCGTCGCGGACGATGCGATCGATCCGGTGTACGATGATCTGATTGCCGCCTAG
- a CDS encoding transglycosylase, protein MPAPLNAARGGHFIMSLDNSSATQTVALDPTRARVAGAIKDVSNRTGVSFQYMLTTAKMESDFDPTAGATTSSAHGLYQFIDQTWLGTVKEAGAQLGYGNYANAITRTSSGGYTVDDPFMKRSIMKLRDDPEAASSMAAALTQSNSFKLTGLLGRRPSDSELYMAHFMGVGGAAKLIANAEDNPQAVGARLFPNAASANRSIFYAGDGRARSVSEVYSVLDARYASAANSKLTRSAMAMYGDTPSTTQVASANGMQPTAPVIDNAAYLQTFPDARGVTPVSTISSTTVADNTPVTPAFRSIYQPGDITQPVSTTVQKLWGNNASVASVTPDVRPPQPLDLFSDRSGTFSS, encoded by the coding sequence TTGCCGGCGCCGCTCAACGCCGCGCGGGGCGGGCACTTCATCATGTCGCTCGACAATTCCAGTGCCACGCAGACGGTCGCTCTCGACCCGACGCGGGCGCGCGTCGCCGGTGCGATCAAGGACGTCTCCAACCGGACCGGCGTCAGCTTCCAGTACATGCTGACCACCGCCAAGATGGAGTCGGATTTCGATCCGACGGCGGGCGCCACCACATCGTCGGCGCACGGGCTCTACCAGTTCATCGACCAGACCTGGCTCGGCACCGTGAAGGAGGCGGGCGCCCAGCTCGGCTATGGCAACTACGCCAACGCCATCACCAGGACCTCGTCCGGCGGCTACACCGTCGACGATCCCTTCATGAAGCGGTCGATCATGAAGCTGCGGGACGATCCGGAAGCCGCATCCAGCATGGCGGCGGCGCTGACGCAGTCGAACAGTTTCAAGCTGACCGGTCTGCTCGGCCGCAGGCCGTCCGACAGCGAGCTCTACATGGCCCATTTCATGGGCGTCGGCGGAGCGGCAAAACTGATCGCCAATGCCGAGGACAACCCGCAGGCCGTCGGCGCGCGGCTGTTTCCCAATGCGGCCTCCGCCAACCGCTCGATCTTCTACGCCGGAGACGGCCGCGCCCGCAGCGTCTCGGAAGTCTATTCGGTGCTCGACGCGCGCTACGCCAGCGCGGCGAATTCGAAACTCACTCGCAGCGCGATGGCGATGTATGGCGACACGCCGTCGACCACGCAGGTCGCAAGCGCCAATGGCATGCAGCCGACCGCGCCCGTCATCGACAACGCCGCTTATCTCCAGACTTTTCCCGATGCACGCGGTGTCACGCCAGTGAGCACGATATCGTCGACGACGGTTGCGGATAACACGCCGGTCACCCCCGCATTCCGCTCGATCTATCAGCCAGGCGACATCACGCAGCCGGTCTCGACCACGGTGCAGAAATTGTGGGGCAACAACGCCTCGGTCGCTTCCGTGACGCCTGACGTGCGTCCGCCGCAACCGCTCGATCTCTTCAGCGATCGCAGCGGCACCTTCTCGAGCTAG
- a CDS encoding Hpt domain-containing protein has protein sequence MAKNSAKDIEVTAFATHQIITQPNPLRKVLRRVEDQDMDDPIGRAEQALAGLSGEFKDWMTTEVNRLSAAYVAIRHDSFTKERRDELFRAAHDIKGDAATFGFPAAAGVAESLCRVIEHAPDLEKVPAELFTHHINAILAIVHENTQLDRISVSAELSRRLRKVADDYLAQVNRDRPEHLEAILAPSIVPVE, from the coding sequence ATGGCGAAGAACAGCGCAAAGGACATCGAGGTCACGGCCTTCGCCACGCATCAAATCATCACGCAGCCCAATCCGCTGCGCAAGGTTCTGCGCCGTGTCGAAGACCAGGACATGGACGATCCGATCGGTCGCGCCGAGCAGGCGCTCGCGGGTCTGTCCGGCGAGTTCAAGGACTGGATGACGACCGAGGTCAACCGCCTGTCGGCCGCCTACGTCGCCATCCGCCATGACAGCTTCACCAAGGAGCGGCGCGACGAGCTGTTCCGCGCCGCGCATGACATCAAGGGCGATGCCGCGACGTTCGGATTTCCGGCGGCCGCGGGAGTCGCCGAGAGCCTGTGCCGCGTCATCGAGCACGCGCCCGATCTGGAAAAGGTGCCGGCCGAACTGTTCACCCACCACATCAACGCGATTCTCGCCATCGTGCACGAGAACACCCAGCTCGACAGGATCAGCGTCTCCGCCGAGCTCAGCCGCCGTCTGCGCAAGGTCGCCGACGATTATCTCGCCCAGGTCAACCGCGACCGCCCCGAGCATCTCGAGGCAATCCTCGCGCCGAGCATCGTGCCGGTGGAGTAA
- a CDS encoding MOSC domain-containing protein translates to MLDTVSAGSAHNATQLGWTGVVRFLHFTPRAFLPMRAAEQINLVAGRGIEGDRYMIGNEEGFYSHKPEEGRQVTLFELETLVALKRDAGIELRPEEHRRNVTVEGVPLNHLVGRRFWLGETLLEATRLSVPCRHIEEITGKAIFDPLINRSGLNCKILQGGLVKVGDIVRNAA, encoded by the coding sequence ATGCTCGATACCGTCAGTGCCGGCTCGGCGCACAACGCAACGCAGCTCGGCTGGACCGGCGTGGTGCGTTTCCTTCATTTCACCCCGCGTGCGTTCCTGCCGATGCGCGCGGCGGAGCAAATCAATCTCGTCGCCGGCCGGGGCATTGAAGGCGATCGCTATATGATCGGCAACGAAGAGGGGTTTTACTCGCACAAGCCGGAGGAGGGCCGGCAGGTCACCCTGTTCGAGCTCGAAACGTTGGTCGCGCTCAAGCGCGACGCCGGCATCGAGCTCAGACCGGAGGAACACCGGCGCAACGTCACGGTCGAGGGCGTGCCGTTGAACCATCTGGTCGGCCGCCGCTTCTGGCTGGGCGAGACCTTGCTGGAGGCGACGCGGCTGTCGGTGCCGTGCCGACACATCGAGGAGATCACCGGCAAGGCGATCTTCGATCCCCTGATCAACCGCTCGGGCCTTAATTGCAAAATCCTGCAAGGCGGCCTCGTGAAGGTCGGCGACATCGTGCGGAACGCGGCATGA
- the hisI gene encoding phosphoribosyl-AMP cyclohydrolase — MSAHSHEIEEGLAFLPKFDAAGLVTVVATDIVSGDVLMVAHMNDEALRKTIATGEAWYFSRSRNALWRKGETSGQTQHVVEMRTDCDQDAVWIKVEQVGAACHTGRRSCFYRKVEGEGGGARLVFVDADRLFDPSDVYKK, encoded by the coding sequence GTGTCCGCTCACTCCCATGAGATCGAGGAAGGCCTCGCCTTCCTCCCCAAGTTCGACGCAGCCGGCCTCGTGACGGTCGTCGCGACCGACATCGTCAGCGGCGACGTGCTCATGGTCGCGCACATGAACGATGAAGCGCTGCGCAAGACGATCGCGACGGGCGAGGCCTGGTACTTCAGCCGCTCGCGCAATGCCTTGTGGCGAAAAGGTGAGACCTCAGGTCAGACCCAACACGTCGTCGAGATGCGCACCGATTGCGATCAGGATGCGGTGTGGATCAAGGTCGAGCAGGTGGGCGCGGCTTGCCACACCGGGCGACGGTCGTGCTTCTATCGCAAGGTCGAAGGCGAGGGCGGTGGCGCCAGGCTGGTCTTCGTAGATGCTGACAGGCTGTTCGATCCAAGCGACGTCTATAAGAAGTAG
- a CDS encoding helix-turn-helix domain-containing protein, which yields MLDVSKATAVGANIRQARIAKGLTLDQLAKQSDLTRGYISLVERNLKIPSLAALLRMAAALEVNVANFFDPNAEPAPRYTLFRREGGNVPLFQDTFGVVPLATGRTRKMMEPFLLSPPHKAATRASHAGEELLFVINGKIAIKLDGEELTLGKGDCLYFSGETPHEVRSLGRQKAEVLVVVAQTP from the coding sequence GTGCTTGACGTCAGCAAAGCGACAGCGGTCGGGGCCAATATCCGCCAGGCGCGGATTGCCAAGGGCTTGACACTGGACCAGCTTGCCAAGCAGAGCGATCTCACCCGCGGCTACATCTCCCTGGTCGAGCGCAACCTGAAGATCCCTTCCCTCGCCGCGCTGCTGCGGATGGCCGCTGCGCTCGAGGTCAATGTCGCGAACTTCTTCGATCCGAACGCCGAGCCCGCGCCGCGCTATACGCTGTTCCGCCGCGAAGGCGGCAACGTCCCGCTGTTTCAGGACACGTTTGGTGTCGTGCCGCTGGCGACCGGCCGCACCCGCAAGATGATGGAGCCGTTCCTGCTGAGCCCGCCGCACAAGGCGGCAACGCGCGCCTCGCATGCCGGCGAGGAACTACTGTTCGTCATCAACGGCAAGATCGCGATCAAGCTCGACGGCGAGGAGCTGACGCTTGGCAAGGGCGATTGCCTGTATTTTTCAGGAGAGACCCCGCACGAGGTCAGGAGCCTCGGCCGACAGAAAGCGGAAGTGCTCGTCGTCGTGGCCCAGACGCCCTGA
- a CDS encoding iron-sulfur cluster assembly scaffold protein, translating into MLNDIYNKRIIELAGNIPRLGRLSDADATATAHSKLCGSTVKVDLKMEGDIVTDFAHDVKACALGQASSSIMASHVVGSTASELRALRETVRKMLKENGAPPEGKWEEIKFLEPVRDYKARHASTLLTFDAVVDAIDQIEAKAKQPAAAQG; encoded by the coding sequence ATGCTGAACGACATCTATAACAAGCGGATCATCGAGCTGGCCGGGAATATTCCGCGCCTCGGGCGGTTGTCCGACGCCGATGCCACCGCCACCGCCCACTCCAAGCTGTGCGGCTCGACCGTGAAGGTCGATCTCAAGATGGAGGGCGACATCGTCACCGACTTCGCCCATGACGTGAAGGCCTGCGCGCTCGGCCAAGCCTCTTCATCCATCATGGCAAGTCACGTGGTCGGCTCGACCGCGAGCGAACTCCGTGCGTTACGCGAAACCGTTCGCAAGATGCTGAAGGAGAATGGCGCGCCTCCTGAAGGCAAATGGGAAGAGATCAAGTTCCTCGAGCCGGTCCGCGACTACAAGGCGCGGCATGCCTCGACGCTGCTGACCTTCGATGCCGTGGTCGATGCGATCGACCAGATCGAGGCGAAGGCCAAGCAGCCGGCCGCGGCGCAGGGTTAA
- the folE gene encoding GTP cyclohydrolase I FolE — protein sequence MDATIKSIRPNKPADRQPESRPAELDPAEFLAVAVRADQPRPARAEAEAAVKTLLAYIGENTEREGLLDTPRRVVEAFDELYQGYHQCPAEVLDRTFGETAGYDDFVLVRDIEFTSQCEHHMMPFYGKAHIAYTPVERVVGLSKLARLTDIFARRLQTQEHLTAQIAAAIDEILKPRGVAVLIEAEHTCMSVRGVAKHGASTFTSRFTGMFRDNPAEQARFLSLVRGLQR from the coding sequence ATGGACGCTACCATCAAATCCATCCGCCCCAACAAGCCCGCTGACCGGCAGCCCGAGAGCCGCCCGGCCGAGCTTGACCCTGCCGAATTCCTCGCGGTCGCCGTCCGCGCCGACCAGCCGCGCCCCGCGCGCGCCGAGGCGGAAGCAGCGGTGAAGACGCTGCTCGCCTATATCGGCGAGAACACCGAGCGCGAGGGGCTGTTGGACACGCCGCGCCGCGTGGTCGAGGCCTTCGACGAGCTCTATCAGGGCTATCACCAGTGCCCGGCCGAGGTGCTCGACCGCACCTTCGGCGAGACCGCCGGCTATGACGACTTCGTGCTGGTGCGCGACATCGAGTTCACCTCGCAGTGCGAGCATCACATGATGCCGTTCTACGGCAAGGCTCACATCGCCTACACGCCGGTGGAACGCGTGGTCGGCCTGTCGAAGCTTGCCCGCCTCACCGACATCTTCGCCCGCCGGCTCCAGACCCAGGAGCATCTGACGGCGCAGATCGCGGCGGCGATCGACGAGATCCTGAAACCCCGCGGCGTTGCAGTGCTGATCGAGGCCGAGCATACCTGCATGTCGGTGCGCGGTGTCGCCAAGCACGGCGCCTCCACCTTCACCAGCCGCTTCACCGGCATGTTCCGCGACAATCCGGCGGAGCAGGCCCGTTTCCTGTCCCTGGTGCGAGGCCTGCAGCGCTGA
- a CDS encoding MFS transporter: protein MTVADDVTLNVAPDEAASLRRIVWSSVIGTAVEWYDFLIYGTATALVFNKVFFAAGNPTLATIAAFGTYAVGFLARPLGAAIFGHYGDRVGRKAMLAITIMVMGIGTFLIGLLPTYQQIGIAAPLLLIGLRFLQGIGLGGEWGGAVLMVVENCPTHRRGLLGSMVQVGNPIGNLAAIGMFALVASLPESDFMTYGWRIPFLISILLVGVGLYIRLNMEETAAFRQVQAKREVASMPLVEIFRHHRRPFFTAVGLKISEIAYASIGGVFVMSYATANLGLPRAVVLNRAFAASLVALFAIPLFGWLSDLVGRKTMFYASCAFSALFAFPLFWLLDTRDPAIVVCTIVVAITFGQMVMFGIGAPWYSELFSARLRYSGASLGFQVGAALSGGLTPLIAASLMAWSGGATWPVSLLLIACAAITATATSFAPEMANKELT from the coding sequence ATGACCGTAGCAGACGACGTAACCCTGAACGTAGCGCCGGACGAGGCGGCGAGCTTGCGACGGATCGTGTGGTCGAGCGTGATCGGCACCGCGGTCGAATGGTACGACTTCCTCATCTACGGCACGGCGACCGCGCTGGTGTTCAACAAGGTCTTCTTCGCCGCCGGCAATCCCACGCTCGCCACCATCGCGGCCTTCGGCACCTATGCGGTCGGCTTCCTGGCGCGGCCGCTGGGTGCTGCGATCTTCGGTCATTACGGCGACAGGGTCGGCCGCAAGGCGATGCTCGCGATCACCATCATGGTGATGGGTATCGGCACCTTCCTGATCGGCCTGCTGCCGACCTACCAACAGATCGGCATCGCCGCGCCGCTGCTGCTGATCGGCCTGCGTTTTCTCCAGGGCATCGGTCTCGGCGGTGAGTGGGGCGGGGCCGTGCTGATGGTGGTCGAGAACTGTCCGACACATCGTCGCGGACTACTCGGCAGCATGGTGCAGGTCGGCAATCCCATCGGCAATCTGGCCGCGATCGGCATGTTCGCGCTGGTGGCGAGCCTGCCGGAAAGCGACTTCATGACTTACGGCTGGCGCATTCCGTTCCTGATCTCGATCCTCCTGGTCGGCGTCGGTCTCTACATCCGTCTCAACATGGAGGAGACCGCCGCCTTCCGTCAGGTCCAGGCCAAGAGGGAAGTCGCAAGCATGCCTCTAGTCGAGATCTTCAGGCATCACCGCAGGCCGTTCTTCACCGCGGTCGGTCTGAAGATCTCCGAGATCGCCTATGCCAGCATCGGCGGCGTGTTCGTGATGTCCTACGCCACGGCCAATCTGGGGCTGCCGCGCGCGGTGGTCCTGAACCGTGCGTTCGCCGCATCGCTGGTTGCGCTGTTTGCCATTCCGCTGTTCGGTTGGCTGTCGGACCTCGTCGGCCGCAAGACGATGTTCTATGCGAGTTGCGCCTTCTCGGCGCTGTTTGCCTTCCCGCTGTTCTGGTTGCTCGACACCCGCGATCCCGCCATCGTCGTCTGCACCATCGTGGTCGCGATCACGTTCGGTCAGATGGTGATGTTCGGCATCGGTGCGCCCTGGTATTCCGAGTTGTTCTCCGCGCGGCTGCGCTACAGCGGCGCATCGCTCGGCTTCCAGGTCGGTGCGGCCCTGAGCGGCGGGTTGACGCCGCTGATTGCGGCGTCTCTGATGGCCTGGAGTGGGGGCGCAACCTGGCCGGTCTCGCTCTTGCTCATTGCCTGCGCCGCCATCACCGCGACTGCAACCAGTTTCGCGCCGGAGATGGCGAACAAGGAACTGACCTGA
- the yidD gene encoding membrane protein insertion efficiency factor YidD, with the protein MKHSACEHCSNPVEGALRLPRRFGRALIWLYRHTLSPLVGYNCRHLPTCSVYGDEAIGRFGLWAGGWMTLARLLRCNPFGTSGIDNVPLNAPQGAHWYLPWRYGRWRGVNAQ; encoded by the coding sequence ATGAAGCATTCAGCCTGCGAACATTGTTCCAATCCAGTCGAGGGCGCACTCCGGCTCCCACGCAGATTCGGCCGCGCGCTGATCTGGCTCTACCGCCACACGCTCTCGCCGCTGGTCGGCTACAATTGCCGGCACCTGCCGACCTGCTCCGTCTACGGCGACGAAGCAATCGGGCGGTTCGGGCTTTGGGCCGGCGGCTGGATGACGCTGGCGCGCCTGCTCCGCTGCAACCCGTTCGGCACGTCAGGCATCGACAACGTGCCGCTCAACGCACCGCAGGGCGCGCACTGGTATCTGCCCTGGCGCTACGGCCGCTGGCGCGGCGTCAACGCCCAGTAA
- a CDS encoding PDR/VanB family oxidoreductase, with protein MKVRPITTVKTVVADIEEAGRGIKLFTLVDPDRWELPPFKPGAHIDLHLPNGLVRTYSLCNEPADNTRYVIAVKREAEGRGGSRVLHDEVRPGDVIGVSLPRGGMTPDARIARYVFVAGGIGVTPFLSMARHLERTEQAGFTLHLIVREEVPLAAHLGALIEEGRVVVHRTSRTGRPDLAALVGEGGSDTLVACCGPEGMTDDFERQTAAWPAANVHVERFVAPPPVIDPDAKPFTLLLARSGMEIEVRAGQTMLAALQEGGVDVATSCCGGICGACKVGWIEGKPVHRDRILSPYERERYLMVCVVGSDADRLVLDL; from the coding sequence ATGAAGGTGCGTCCGATCACGACGGTCAAGACGGTCGTCGCCGACATCGAGGAGGCAGGCCGCGGGATCAAGCTGTTCACCCTGGTCGATCCCGATCGCTGGGAACTACCGCCGTTCAAGCCCGGCGCGCATATCGATCTGCATCTGCCGAACGGGCTCGTGCGTACCTATTCGTTGTGCAACGAGCCCGCCGACAATACGCGCTATGTCATCGCCGTGAAGCGCGAGGCGGAGGGGCGCGGCGGCTCGCGCGTGCTGCACGACGAGGTCAGGCCCGGCGACGTCATCGGCGTCTCGCTGCCGCGCGGCGGCATGACGCCCGATGCGCGCATCGCACGCTATGTGTTCGTGGCCGGCGGCATCGGCGTGACGCCGTTCCTGTCCATGGCACGGCATCTCGAGCGAACGGAGCAGGCCGGCTTCACACTGCATCTGATCGTGCGCGAGGAGGTGCCGCTGGCCGCGCATCTCGGCGCGCTGATCGAAGAGGGGCGCGTGGTCGTGCATCGAACGTCCCGGACCGGGCGTCCTGATCTCGCAGCGCTCGTAGGGGAGGGGGGATCGGACACGCTGGTCGCCTGTTGCGGCCCGGAAGGCATGACCGATGATTTCGAGCGGCAAACGGCAGCGTGGCCCGCGGCGAATGTTCATGTCGAGCGCTTCGTCGCGCCGCCACCTGTGATCGATCCGGATGCAAAGCCCTTTACGCTGTTGCTGGCGCGCTCCGGCATGGAGATCGAGGTGCGGGCCGGCCAGACCATGCTGGCCGCGTTGCAGGAAGGCGGCGTCGACGTCGCCACCTCGTGCTGCGGCGGCATCTGCGGCGCCTGCAAAGTCGGCTGGATCGAGGGCAAGCCCGTGCACCGCGACCGCATCCTGTCGCCTTACGAGCGCGAGCGCTATCTCATGGTCTGCGTCGTAGGATCGGACGCCGATCGGCTGGTGCTTGATCTCTGA